Proteins co-encoded in one Papaver somniferum cultivar HN1 chromosome 5, ASM357369v1, whole genome shotgun sequence genomic window:
- the LOC113284100 gene encoding probable E3 ubiquitin-protein ligase ARI7, whose protein sequence is MDSDDDMHDANDLDSLDDDYYSGDNGMGSDDGDGFEFDNSDDSDDSTSHHHRQQPSYTVLNEDDIRQRQEEVITRISTVLSIPRVSASILLRHYNWDVTKVHDAWFADEERVRKATGLLESSVVSNQNMKEFNCGICFEAYPRDRMYAAACGHYFCSACWTGYVSTSINDGPGCLMLRCPDPSCGAAVGQDLINLLVSEEDKQKYSRYILRSYVEDNKKTKWCPAPGCDFAVDFVAGSSSFDVSCNCSFSFCWNCTEEAHRPVDCVTVAKWILKNCAESENMNWILANSKPCPKCKRPIEKNQGCMHITCTPPCKFEFCWLCLGAWSDHGERTGGFYACNRYETAKQEGLYDEAEKRREMAKNSLERYTHYYERWATNQSSRLKAVADLQQMQSVHIEKLSDKQCQPETQLKFITEAWLQIIECRRVLKWTYAYGYYLPENEHAKRQFFEYLQGEAESGLERLHQCAEKELQTYLNAEGPSEGFNDFKTKLAGLTSVTRNYFENLVRALENGLSDVDSQGACSKTTSSKNLGGVTKRGGRGKGTTSRTTSTGPSRPQEDSPSWHCEHCTFANARANVTCQMCNRSPSAR, encoded by the exons atggattcagatgatgatatgCATGATGCAAATGATTTAGATTCACTTGATGACGATTATTACAGTGGTGATAATGGAATGGGAAGCGACGATGGTGATGGTTTTGAGTTTGATAATTCGGATGATTCTGATGATAGTACATCTCACCACCACCGCCAGCAG CCGAGTTATACTGTTTTGAATGAGGACGATATACGTCAGCGTCAGGAAGAAGTGATTACAAGGATATCAACTGTCCTTTCAATTCCAAGAGTATCAGCTAGTATCCTGCTCCGTCACTATAATTG GGATGTCACTAAGGTGCATGATGCATGGTTCGCGGATGAGGAAAGGGTTCGCAAGGCAACAGGTTTGCTGGAGAGTTCGGTTGTTTCAAATCAGAACATGAAGGAA TTCAATTGTGGGATCTGTTTTGAGGCCTATCCTCGTGATAGGATGTATGCTGCTGCTTGTGGTCATTACTTTTGTAGCGCGTGTTGGACAG GTTATGTTAGCACATCAATAAATGATGGACCTGGGTGTTTGATGTTAAGATGTCCTGATCCATCCTGTGGGGCTGCTGTTGGTCAAGACTTGATTAATTTACTGGTTTCTGAGGAAGATAAGCAGAAGTACTCTCGTTACATTCTTAGATCTTATGTTGAAGATAATAAAAAG ACAAAGTGGTGCCCTGCGCCAGGCTGTGATTTTGCTGTTGACTTTGTTGCTGGTAGTTCAAGCTTTGATGTTTCTTGCAACTGCTCATTTAGCTTTTGCTGGAAC TGTACCGAGGAAGCGCATCGACCAGTTGACTGTGTCACTGTTGCCAAGTGGATCTTGAAGAATTGTGCCGAGTCTGAAAATATGAATTG GATATTAGCCAACTCTAAGCCTTGTCCAAAATGCAAACGACCCATTGAGAAAAATCAGGGGTGTATGCATATTACCTGCACACCTCCTTGCAAATTCGAGTTTTGCTG GCTCTGCCTTGGTGCTTGGTCAGATCACGGAGAAAGGACAGGAGGTTTTTATGCGTGCAATCGCTACGAGACAGCAAAGCAAGAGGGATTG TATGATGAGgcggagaagagaagagaaatggCTAAAAATTCTTTAGAGAGATATACACATTACTACGAAAGATGGGCGACTAACCAGTCG TCTAGGCTAAAGGCAGTTGCGGATTTGCAGCAAATGCAATCTGTGCAT ATTGAGAAGCTAAGTGACAAACAATGCCAACCTGAGACGCAGCTCAAGTTCATTACAGAAGCATGGCTACAG ATTATTGAATGCAGACGTGTACTGAAGTGGACCTATGCTTACGGATACTACTTACCTGAAAATGAGCATGCTAAGAGACAGTTCTTTGAGTATCTGCAAG GGGAGGCTGAGTCTGGCCTGGAAAGGCTTCATCAATGTGCAGAGAAAGAATTACAAACATACCTCAATGCAGAAGGCCCATCTGAGGGCTTCAACGACTTCAAAACAAAGTTAGCTGGACTGACGAG TGTCACTCGGAACTACTTTGAAAATCTGGTACGTGCATTGGAAAATGGTCTGTCAGATGTAGACTCACAAGGTGCCTGTAGTAAGACAACAAGCTCAAAGAATTTGGGCGGGGTAACCAAAAGAGGTGGGAGGGGCAAGGGAACTACATCCAGAACTACTTCTACTGGTCCCAGTAGGCCCCAAGAAGACTCACCTTCCTGGCATTGCGAACATTGCACTTTTGCAAATGCTAGGGCCAATGTTACTTGCCAGATGTGCAATCGTTCACCAAGTGCGCGTTAA